One region of Haloprofundus salilacus genomic DNA includes:
- a CDS encoding KEOPS complex subunit Pcc1: MSHLSALRFSYSDERRARVVERSVRVEVGEIDDERSRANVARDGDTVEVRVEASDLVALRAGINSWTRMVAVAERVSSL, encoded by the coding sequence GTGTCGCATCTGAGCGCTCTCCGCTTTTCATACTCCGACGAGCGACGCGCCCGCGTCGTCGAGCGGAGCGTCCGCGTCGAAGTCGGCGAAATCGACGACGAGCGGTCGCGGGCGAACGTTGCGAGAGACGGAGACACCGTGGAGGTTCGAGTCGAAGCCTCGGACCTCGTCGCGCTTCGCGCGGGCATCAACTCGTGGACGCGAATGGTCGCCGTCGCCGAGCGCGTGTCGTCGCTGTAA
- a CDS encoding spore germination protein GerW family protein → MGAISSVQTIRSLVEQLREKATVDAVYGDPIVAEGRTTVPVAHLRYGFGGGFGSGEIDNDTESERAGEGGGFGGGATVTPLGVVEITAEDVRFVPTTGRQRFVRGFVTGAVAGLVLGRRLRKRTAG, encoded by the coding sequence ATGGGAGCAATCAGCAGCGTTCAGACAATCCGGTCGCTCGTCGAACAGCTCCGAGAGAAAGCGACCGTCGATGCGGTGTACGGCGACCCCATCGTCGCGGAGGGGCGAACGACGGTCCCAGTGGCGCACCTCAGATACGGCTTCGGCGGCGGATTCGGAAGCGGCGAAATCGACAACGACACGGAGAGCGAACGTGCGGGCGAAGGCGGTGGATTCGGTGGGGGTGCGACGGTGACACCCCTGGGCGTCGTCGAAATCACGGCCGAGGACGTACGGTTCGTCCCGACCACTGGACGACAGCGATTCGTCCGAGGGTTCGTCACCGGTGCTGTAGCGGGGTTGGTACTCGGACGACGACTTCGGAAGCGGACCGCCGGTTAG